One window from the genome of Candidatus Neomarinimicrobiota bacterium encodes:
- the atpB gene encoding F0F1 ATP synthase subunit A has protein sequence MAAQGHETSTNIGDQIIAHVANSDVMIHFDLFGVDLSITKHVIMLWIAAGVLVTTALYASRKYRSEERPIPTGFTNAFEFVVDFVRTGILIPTVGKDHVLKWGPLVMSFFFLILTMNFLGLMPMFNYINHGHGGTTATGNFNMTAALAIITFFAIIIAGVLEHGFFKHWKNMVPGNVPKAVLIILIPIEVMSMFVRPFALTMRLAANMTAGHVAMLAIFAPIFILHNAYVGVASVAMNVGITFLEIIVSIVQAYVFTLLSSVFIGQSIHPNH, from the coding sequence ATGGCTGCACAAGGCCACGAAACCAGCACAAATATTGGGGATCAGATCATAGCACACGTTGCAAATAGTGATGTGATGATCCACTTTGATCTCTTCGGTGTTGATCTCTCCATTACCAAACATGTAATCATGTTGTGGATTGCTGCAGGTGTATTGGTTACAACCGCACTGTACGCCTCTCGCAAATATCGCAGTGAGGAAAGACCGATTCCCACAGGTTTTACCAACGCTTTCGAATTTGTGGTAGACTTTGTGCGAACGGGTATTCTTATTCCAACAGTAGGGAAAGATCATGTTTTGAAATGGGGACCGCTGGTGATGTCCTTTTTCTTTTTGATACTGACCATGAATTTCCTCGGTCTCATGCCCATGTTCAACTACATCAATCATGGTCATGGCGGCACAACCGCAACGGGTAATTTCAATATGACCGCTGCATTGGCCATTATCACTTTCTTCGCCATCATAATTGCTGGGGTTTTAGAGCATGGTTTTTTCAAGCATTGGAAGAATATGGTTCCTGGGAATGTACCCAAGGCAGTTCTGATCATTTTGATTCCCATTGAAGTGATGAGTATGTTCGTGCGTCCCTTTGCCTTGACCATGCGTTTGGCTGCCAATATGACAGCTGGGCACGTTGCCATGCTAGCCATTTTTGCCCCCATATTTATTCTACACAATGCCTACGTTGGTGTGGCTTCGGTGGCCATGAATGTGGGTATCACATTTTTAGAGATAATCGTGAGTATCGTTCAGGCCTATGTATTTACCCTGCTATCATCAGTGTTTATCGGCCAGTCCATTCACCCCAATCATTAG
- a CDS encoding ATP synthase F0 subunit C codes for MEFAYLGAAIGAGMIVIGAGLGIGKLAAAAAAGIARQPEAADKITGAVNLPLFLLEGVAIIGEVVALLIALK; via the coding sequence ATGGAATTTGCTTATCTAGGTGCCGCAATTGGTGCAGGTATGATCGTTATTGGTGCAGGTCTGGGAATTGGAAAATTGGCTGCTGCCGCTGCTGCCGGTATCGCCCGTCAGCCTGAAGCTGCCGACAAGATCACTGGTGCTGTAAACCTGCCTCTTTTCCTGCTTGAAGGTGTTGCCATCATCGGTGAGGTTGTTGCACTCCTCATCGCTCTGAAATAA
- a CDS encoding EamA family transporter, which translates to MKKEHIQIPLIYAALILIWGSTWIAIKVSVGEAPFMMAAIRFFLAAGLLVVYQLIRRKSILPPRGHTKVIVALGMGNFFIGYGFTYWGMQYVESNITSILWATLPVQVSVFAHFMLKEEKINFSNVFSLAGALIGSYLIFDVHGQSVTPQAALGMIVILVSIFGSTYSNVLYKREGSHFDPVNTNAMAMLIGACLLFITGLIIEPWEQIEFTLLKLSATAYLALFGSAIGFSMYFWLLKHVTVVKMSYTTFLIPIVAIFWGWVLLGESLTPMSLAGAAIILLAVALPETGSFKRFRNKQVSG; encoded by the coding sequence ATGAAAAAGGAGCATATACAGATACCTCTCATATATGCTGCTCTGATCCTGATCTGGGGTAGTACCTGGATTGCCATCAAGGTGAGTGTGGGAGAAGCGCCTTTCATGATGGCTGCCATCCGTTTTTTTCTGGCTGCCGGCCTACTGGTGGTGTATCAACTGATCAGACGAAAATCTATTTTACCGCCTCGTGGTCATACCAAGGTGATCGTTGCTCTCGGTATGGGAAACTTTTTTATTGGATATGGTTTCACCTACTGGGGGATGCAGTATGTAGAGAGCAATATTACCTCAATTCTCTGGGCTACTCTACCCGTTCAGGTTTCAGTATTTGCTCATTTCATGCTCAAAGAAGAGAAGATCAACTTTTCAAATGTTTTTAGTCTGGCGGGTGCCTTGATCGGCTCCTACCTGATCTTTGATGTCCACGGACAGAGTGTAACTCCCCAGGCGGCCTTGGGCATGATAGTCATTCTGGTTTCAATTTTCGGGTCAACCTACTCCAATGTTCTTTACAAACGGGAGGGGAGCCATTTTGATCCAGTCAATACCAACGCAATGGCAATGCTTATTGGAGCATGTTTACTTTTTATCACAGGCTTGATAATTGAACCATGGGAGCAGATCGAATTTACGCTGCTCAAGCTCAGTGCCACCGCCTATCTGGCTCTTTTTGGATCGGCCATCGGGTTCTCAATGTATTTCTGGTTGTTGAAACACGTCACGGTAGTAAAGATGAGCTATACTACCTTCCTTATTCCAATTGTGGCCATCTTTTGGGGCTGGGTCCTATTGGGTGAATCACTGACCCCGATGAGTCTGGCAGGTGCAGCCATCATCCTACTGGCTGTGGCCTTACCGGAGACAGGTTCCTTTAAGCGGTTCCGGAATAAGCAGGTGAGCGGATAA
- a CDS encoding AtpZ/AtpI family protein: protein MSSIGGGKYMAAASSMTGSVLGLGAIGYYLDHKFEWPQYGVLIGALLGVAIGMYELYKSIYMKDKDK, encoded by the coding sequence GTGAGTTCCATCGGGGGCGGTAAGTATATGGCCGCAGCTTCTTCCATGACCGGGAGTGTACTGGGTTTAGGTGCCATTGGCTATTACCTGGATCATAAATTCGAATGGCCCCAATACGGAGTTTTGATAGGTGCATTGCTTGGGGTTGCCATCGGAATGTACGAACTGTATAAAAGTATCTACATGAAGGATAAAGATAAATGA
- a CDS encoding polymer-forming cytoskeletal protein, whose translation MANRIHRIETIIGRGTHVSGDMNINGSAHINGTVAGSIIASGFVTVSESGVVKGGIKGEYAIIGGIVGGNVEVAGKVALGKAGRLKGDVIATRLIIEDGAVFQGRSSMVPEKSDEEIGFDVLDEED comes from the coding sequence ATGGCTAATCGAATTCATCGTATAGAAACAATTATTGGACGCGGAACACATGTTTCCGGTGACATGAATATAAACGGTAGTGCGCACATCAATGGTACAGTTGCCGGAAGTATCATAGCCAGTGGCTTTGTAACCGTTTCTGAATCAGGCGTTGTGAAGGGTGGTATCAAGGGCGAATACGCCATTATTGGTGGTATCGTTGGTGGCAATGTCGAGGTTGCTGGAAAAGTAGCGTTAGGCAAAGCTGGTCGTCTCAAAGGAGACGTTATTGCCACCCGACTCATCATCGAAGATGGTGCTGTATTTCAGGGACGCAGTTCCATGGTACCTGAAAAATCTGATGAAGAGATCGGTTTTGATGTTCTCGATGAGGAGGATTAG
- a CDS encoding ParB/RepB/Spo0J family partition protein has translation MPDTPKRLGRGLDAILESLGSSENESSLLVTAAPGQIRPNPFQPRKDFDSEKAVQAFEDLKASIKAKGLIQPITVREVEGEYELIAGERRLRACQELGLETIPIHILEVESDVDMVELALIENLQRDNLNPLEEAEAYQILAEKYKLAHEEIATNIGKSRAAITNTMRLLKLPTEVKGAIKNMVISAGHARALLGLASEKEIVNVFQIVRRQNMSVRETENYVKKLKKKASAPEKKPAKTQTKSVFIRKSEESLMTALGTRVQIKQGKKKGIIEVDYFGDDDLERLIELLESLSENG, from the coding sequence GTGCCTGATACACCAAAACGTCTGGGGCGCGGACTTGATGCAATTTTAGAGTCGCTGGGGAGTTCTGAAAACGAATCCTCGTTACTGGTCACCGCTGCACCTGGACAGATTCGACCCAACCCTTTTCAGCCGCGCAAGGATTTCGACTCTGAAAAAGCAGTCCAGGCTTTTGAAGATCTCAAGGCATCCATCAAAGCCAAGGGGCTTATCCAGCCGATAACTGTGCGAGAGGTGGAAGGCGAATACGAGCTGATCGCTGGTGAACGTCGTTTGCGGGCTTGTCAGGAATTGGGACTGGAGACCATTCCCATTCACATTCTCGAAGTTGAGAGTGATGTTGATATGGTGGAACTGGCACTCATTGAAAACCTCCAGCGTGATAACCTGAATCCCCTGGAAGAAGCTGAGGCTTACCAGATTCTGGCGGAGAAATATAAACTCGCTCATGAGGAGATCGCTACCAATATAGGGAAGAGTCGTGCCGCGATCACCAACACGATGCGCCTACTCAAATTGCCGACTGAAGTGAAGGGTGCCATTAAGAATATGGTGATCTCCGCTGGACATGCCCGGGCTTTGCTGGGTCTTGCATCTGAGAAAGAGATCGTAAATGTCTTCCAAATAGTGCGACGGCAGAATATGAGTGTCCGTGAAACTGAGAATTATGTTAAGAAATTGAAAAAAAAGGCATCTGCTCCCGAGAAAAAACCAGCCAAGACCCAAACAAAATCCGTTTTCATTCGTAAAAGCGAAGAATCACTGATGACAGCTCTGGGTACCAGGGTGCAGATCAAGCAGGGTAAAAAGAAGGGCATCATTGAGGTTGATTATTTTGGAGATGATGACCTGGAACGTTTGATTGAATTGCTTGAATCATTAAGTGAAAATGGTTAG
- a CDS encoding AAA family ATPase → MAKIIAIVNQKGGVGKTTTSVNLAAGLAVTEKKTLLIDLDPQANSTAGMGHPVRVDGQSIYQVLLGQTTLADILQKSELPFLDVIPSSPSLVGAEVELVSAIARERILKDAVAEVEDNYDFVIIDCPPSLGLLTLNALTAAHSILIPIQCEYYALEGLGQLLNTVRRVQKTINKALVIEGVLMTMYDGRLNLSKQVVEEVKTYFKERVYKTYINRNVRLSESPSHGKPIMLYDANSVGAANYMSLVEEVLESA, encoded by the coding sequence ATGGCAAAAATTATCGCCATTGTCAATCAAAAAGGAGGCGTGGGGAAAACCACTACTTCAGTCAATCTGGCTGCAGGTCTCGCTGTAACGGAAAAAAAAACACTGCTCATTGATCTGGATCCCCAGGCAAACTCCACTGCCGGTATGGGACACCCCGTTCGAGTCGATGGCCAAAGCATCTATCAAGTTCTACTGGGGCAGACAACTCTGGCTGATATTCTACAGAAAAGTGAATTACCTTTTTTGGATGTTATTCCTTCAAGCCCCTCACTGGTCGGTGCCGAAGTAGAACTGGTCTCAGCTATTGCCCGGGAACGCATTCTTAAAGATGCGGTGGCTGAGGTTGAAGACAATTATGATTTTGTTATCATCGACTGTCCACCTTCTCTAGGTCTATTAACCCTGAATGCGCTCACCGCAGCTCACTCTATCTTGATCCCTATTCAATGCGAGTATTATGCACTGGAAGGATTGGGCCAATTGTTGAACACGGTCAGGCGAGTTCAGAAAACGATCAATAAAGCTTTGGTTATCGAAGGTGTGCTCATGACCATGTATGATGGTCGTCTGAATCTCAGCAAGCAGGTGGTGGAGGAGGTTAAAACATATTTTAAAGAACGGGTGTACAAGACCTACATCAATCGGAATGTGCGCCTGAGTGAGTCTCCCAGCCACGGCAAACCGATCATGCTGTATGATGCCAATTCTGTAGGTGCTGCCAATTATATGAGTCTGGTTGAGGAGGTTTTGGAAAGTGCCTGA
- a CDS encoding M23 family metallopeptidase — MKHQKYTILILPDNEATGRTISITTKMVNVLKILAILIVGAIVFFSVFYLPKALKFKEIQRENDYLLSERQEVASILKNAKRIEEINHFIESTLGGHYDFPGELGDSSALQIDNWELSPFETMGLLEDLPTYLPIKGFVNAGFQVREGLFSQDHLGIDLSSIEDRVVKAAGRGYVIFSDWTYRFGNTIIIDHGNGYLTVYGHNEQNLVSQRQVVDRAEPIAVMGNTGISEGAHLHFEIWHNGVPLDPATFITELREDSPTGEEQTIDG; from the coding sequence ATGAAACACCAAAAATATACCATCCTCATTCTTCCCGATAATGAAGCCACCGGCAGGACAATCTCTATCACAACTAAAATGGTTAATGTTTTAAAAATATTAGCGATTCTAATTGTGGGAGCTATTGTCTTTTTCTCAGTATTCTATCTACCTAAAGCTCTGAAATTCAAGGAAATACAACGTGAAAATGATTATCTTCTAAGTGAACGCCAGGAGGTGGCCAGCATCCTGAAAAACGCTAAACGGATCGAAGAGATCAATCATTTTATTGAAAGTACTTTGGGTGGTCACTATGATTTTCCAGGTGAGCTGGGTGATAGCAGTGCTCTGCAAATTGATAACTGGGAGTTGTCTCCCTTTGAAACGATGGGGCTGTTGGAAGACCTGCCGACCTATTTACCCATCAAAGGTTTTGTAAACGCCGGTTTTCAGGTCAGGGAAGGCCTGTTCAGTCAGGATCACCTGGGTATTGATCTATCATCTATTGAAGATAGAGTAGTCAAGGCAGCTGGCCGGGGTTATGTAATCTTTTCGGATTGGACCTACCGGTTTGGGAACACCATTATTATTGACCATGGAAATGGCTATTTGACAGTCTATGGACATAATGAACAAAACCTGGTAAGCCAAAGACAGGTAGTGGATCGGGCTGAGCCTATCGCCGTTATGGGTAATACGGGAATCTCTGAAGGGGCTCATCTTCATTTTGAGATATGGCATAATGGAGTTCCCCTGGATCCTGCAACATTTATTACTGAATTAAGAGAAGATTCTCCAACTGGAGAGGAGCAAACAATCGATGGCTAA